In the Mycolicibacterium thermoresistibile genome, one interval contains:
- the hadB gene encoding (3R)-hydroxyacyl-ACP dehydratase subunit HadB: MALRKFDSVKVGDKLPEKVIPLTRADLVNYAGVSGDLNPIHWDDEIAKQVGLDTAIAHGMLTMGMGGGYITEWVGDPAAVTEYNVRFTAVVPVPNDGKGAEIVFGGRVKSVDPETKSVTIALTATAGGKKIFGRAIATAKLA; encoded by the coding sequence ATGGCTCTGCGTAAGTTCGATTCCGTGAAGGTGGGGGACAAGCTCCCCGAGAAGGTCATCCCGCTGACCCGCGCAGACCTGGTGAACTACGCAGGAGTGTCCGGCGACCTCAACCCGATCCACTGGGACGACGAGATCGCCAAACAGGTCGGGCTGGACACCGCGATCGCCCACGGCATGCTGACCATGGGGATGGGCGGCGGCTACATCACCGAATGGGTGGGCGACCCGGCCGCGGTCACCGAGTACAACGTGCGGTTCACCGCGGTCGTGCCGGTGCCCAACGACGGTAAGGGCGCCGAGATCGTGTTCGGCGGCCGGGTGAAATCCGTCGACCCCGAAACCAAGAGCGTGACCATCGCACTGACGGCCACCGCCGGCGGGAAGAAGATCTTCGGCCGGGCCATCGCGACCGCGAAGCTGGCTTAG
- the hadA gene encoding (3R)-hydroxyacyl-ACP dehydratase subunit HadA, which produces MALSQDIVGKRFTYPDHYIVGREKIREYAVAVKNDDEVFFDENAAKELGHDALPAPLTFISVFGYYAQRAFFDHANIGITDAKIVQVDQEFRFLKPIRAGDKLYCEVSVHSVRQSFGTDIIVTKNIVTNEAGEVVQEAYTTLAGRSDETGEGFADGSA; this is translated from the coding sequence GTGGCACTGTCTCAGGACATCGTCGGAAAGCGTTTCACGTATCCGGACCACTACATCGTTGGGCGGGAGAAGATCCGCGAATACGCCGTAGCCGTCAAGAACGACGACGAGGTGTTCTTCGATGAGAACGCCGCCAAGGAGCTCGGCCACGACGCGCTGCCGGCACCGCTGACCTTCATCTCGGTGTTCGGTTACTACGCCCAGCGCGCGTTCTTCGACCACGCCAACATCGGCATCACCGACGCCAAGATCGTGCAGGTCGACCAGGAGTTCAGGTTCCTCAAACCGATCCGCGCCGGCGACAAGCTCTACTGTGAGGTCAGCGTGCATTCGGTCCGGCAGTCGTTCGGCACCGACATCATCGTGACCAAGAACATCGTCACGAACGAGGCCGGCGAGGTCGTCCAAGAGGCATACACGACCCTGGCTGGGCGTTCCGATGAGACTGGAGAGGGTTTTGCCGATGGCTCTGCGTAA
- the rpmG gene encoding 50S ribosomal protein L33, whose translation MASSTDVRPKITLACEVCKHRNYITRKNRRNDPDRLEIKKFCPNCGTHRPHKETR comes from the coding sequence GTGGCGTCCAGTACTGATGTGCGGCCGAAGATCACTTTGGCCTGCGAGGTGTGCAAGCACCGCAACTACATCACCAGGAAGAACCGGCGCAACGATCCCGACCGGCTGGAGATCAAGAAGTTCTGCCCGAACTGCGGCACCCATCGGCCCCACAAGGAAACCCGCTAG
- the hadC gene encoding (3R)-hydroxyacyl-ACP dehydratase subunit HadC gives MALKTDIRGMVWPYPDKFVVGREQIRQYAAAVKAFDPATHDEAAAAELGHDNIIAPLTFTAIFAVMIQRHFFQNVDVGFETMQIVQVDQKFKYYRPLKPGDELHGTMYIESVDERFGADIVTTRNVCTDQNDEVVLEAFTTMMGHEGDNSISAGWDPETGQVVRKPVVHDTD, from the coding sequence ATGGCGCTGAAAACCGACATCCGTGGCATGGTCTGGCCCTACCCGGACAAGTTCGTGGTCGGGCGTGAACAGATCCGGCAGTACGCCGCGGCGGTCAAGGCGTTCGACCCCGCGACACATGACGAAGCCGCGGCCGCGGAACTGGGCCACGACAACATCATCGCCCCGCTCACCTTCACCGCGATCTTCGCGGTGATGATCCAGCGGCACTTCTTCCAGAACGTCGACGTCGGCTTCGAGACCATGCAGATCGTGCAGGTCGACCAGAAGTTCAAGTACTACCGGCCGCTCAAACCCGGTGACGAGCTGCACGGCACGATGTACATCGAGTCCGTCGACGAGCGGTTCGGCGCCGACATCGTCACCACCCGCAACGTGTGCACCGACCAGAACGACGAGGTGGTGCTCGAGGCGTTCACCACGATGATGGGGCACGAAGGCGACAACTCCATCTCGGCCGGCTGGGATCCGGAAACCGGTCAGGTGGTGCGCAAACCGGTCGTTCACGACACGGATTAG